From Thermomicrobiales bacterium:
CTCATCCTCCTGAGCGGAGAAGCAGGAATCGGGAAGACATCGCTGGCCCGCGATCTGGCGATCGAAGCTGAGGCGACTGGCATCCAGTTCGAAACCGGTCACTGCTTCGATGTATCCAGTGCCCCGCCATATGGACCGTGGCTCGAGGTCTTCGCAGACATCGCAGCGATACGAGCTGGCCGGATCCTCCAGCTGCGTTTCGAAACGGGGAGTTGGGTCCGGTTCCGATCAGGCGGCATTGTTCGCGGAGGTTCGGAGTTTCTTCGAAGACCTTGCCGCCAGCCTGCCACTCTTTCTGCTGCTCGAGGATCTTCACTGGGCCGACCCGGCCAGCGTCGAGCTTCTTCGCTCATTGGCCCCTGCGCTCGCCGATATGCCGATGCTCGTCATTGCCACTCTACCGGCACGACGAACTACCTCGGCGCCATACCTTCGCGCAGATGTTGCCCGCGCTTGTACGAGAGGGAGACTCGCTTCGGCCTCGAACTCAAGCGGCTCGACGGCAGCGCCCTGCTCCTCCTGATCAGGCACGAGTATCGCCTCTCGTCGGCCGATGCTGTTCGGTTGAGCGCATATCTCGAACGGCACACCGATGGCAATCCATTCTTTGCCGTGGAGCTGCTTCGATCCCTGGAAGAAGCGGGGCTGCTTCGAGTCGGCAGCGACATCTCACAGCTCGGGGAGCTTGCCCGCGTTGTCGTTCCCTCGTTGATTCAGCACGTAATCGACAGCCGAGTCACCCGAATGGGAGAAGCCACGCGGGGTCCGCTGGAGATCGCCGCCGTGATCGGCCAGGAGGTGCCGCTGGCGCGTGGCAGCGCTCGCCGATCTCGAAGACGAGGCATTGCTCGCGATCGTCGAGCGGGCTGCCGCGGCCCATCTCATCGAGGCCATGCCCAACGGGACCCATGTCCGCTTCGCATGCGCTTACCCGGGAGGCGATCTACGAGGGGATTCTGCCTCCCCGCCGACGCCTATGGCACGAGCGCATCGCCGAGGTGATGGCATCGGAACCGAACCCGAATCCGACGCCGTCGCGCTGCACTTTCAGCTCGCGGGCGACATTCGGGCGGTCGAGTGGCTGCAACGCGCAGCCGATCAGGCGCAGTGCGCATACGCATGGTTGACCGCCGCGGAACTCCTTCGTTCCGCAGCCAACATCATCAAGGCAATGGAGGGCCAGAGCTCCACATACAACCGACTCATCCTGCGAATCTCGTATCTACTTCGCTTCTCCTATCCAGCCGAAGCCGCGGAACTTCGAATGAGACTGACGAGCGTGCGGCCCGCTCCGGCGATCATATTGCCTCCGCGCTGATTTCCCATCTTCACGGTGTCTTGCTTTGCTACTCAGATCACTTTCGCGCTGGAATCGACACCTTTCCACCGGATTGCAAACACCGCTTGACCTTTCGATCGATGCGAATCAGGTGACCAAAATGGTCACGATGTGGTTGACGAACACAATTTCCGAAATGCCAGCCTTCGATCGCGCGGCAGTTGTCTCCGTAGAGCGAACCTTGCATGCGGCTGGGTTCCACTGACTTCAGCGGAGCTGACTTGTGGTACTACATCGACCGGACAAGCCCAGGTGGCGATCGAACGGCAGCGTCAGTTCCTGGCGATGCTCTCGGGCCTTCCATCGATTCCCAGTTTCACCGACGCGATGCGTGCGTTCCTGCTAAACGGACAAGCGGCAGCGCATGCAGCACTCGGCGAGGCCGACATCGCCAGCCAGCATGGACATGAAGCCGTACGGCTCTTCGGCTCGGTGGGCCATCACATGCTCGTGGCCTTCACATTGCTCGGTCTGCTTCGGGACGTGGAACTCACCTGTCGCGCTCGAAATCCGTCCCTTAGGCGACAACGCGCCGAAGAAGCAGCCGCAGCGCTCTGCGCGCGCCGGGGAGCGCTCCGGCCAGGAGTGTCCCCGCGGCTCGCCTTCCTGGGATGCTTTTTGACGGACGATAGCGGACGCTGATGAGATTCTGCGCGACTTCCTGACCCTTGGAAACGTCTATCTGCGCCGTGAAGTCACGACCACGAACGCGTTCCTCGCCCGTCAACGCGCTGAACCGCTATCCGCCTGGAATGAGATTTTGAGGTTGCTGCCAGAGGGAGACCGAACGGAGCCCGGCGATACCTTTGTTTCTCGAAGGATTGTTCCTGCAGCGCCTGGCCGCGGAACTCTGCATCGACGCAGGCGATCTCGACGGAGCCCGCGGTTGGCTGGAAGCACACGACCGCTGGCTCGCCTGGGGCACAACGGTGCTGGGACGCGCCGACGGTCAGCTCATGGGCCATCTGGCATCAGGCAGTTGGCGATGTGGCCACGGCTCGAGACTGCGCCGCGCAGACAGTGTCGTTGCGTCGTCCCCGGATCAACCGTTGGTTCTGCTTGCCGCGCACAGGATCATGGGAGAGCTGGAAGCAACCTCCGGCAACCCGGATTCCGCCGAATCGCACCTGGAAGTGTCGCTCGAGCTGGCCACTGTCTGTGACGCTCCGTTCGAACGCGCCCTGACGTTGCTCGCGCTCGCGAAGTTTCGAATGGAGATGAAACAGGCAATGCCCGTTGAGCCACTCCTGGACGAGGCCCGGGCAATCTGTGAAGGCCTTGGAGCGGTTCTCGTACTCGCGCGCATCGCCGAACTGACGAACAGACTAACTGCGTCGAAGCCAGGATCGACGCATCCAGCCGGACTGACAGCCCGCGAGCAACAGGTGCTGCTCCTCGTCGCTGCGCAGAAGACTGACAAGGAAATTGCCGAAGCGCTTTTCATCAGTCCGCACACGGCGTCAACCCACGTCAAGCACGTGCTTGCCAAACTCGGCGTCAGCAGTCGCCGTGAAGCCGCCGGGTATGCGGCGTCCCTCGAGAATACTGGCCCGGATACCTAATCGATGGTCGCGGAAATACCTAGTGACGGGTGATGTCCGAGGCCCGTTTCTCGCTGATGATGGTTCTGGGATCAGGATGCCGCTGATCCACCGAATGCATCCGATCCGCACGGGACATGCGCTCCGGTGCGAGATCACTCACAGAGAGGAGCAGCACGATGCAACAGGTCTTCCATGGAAACTGCGCGCTCTACAGTGATTTCGTCGCCGCGCAGCAACGACAGAACGCCGATCTCGCCCGGGCGGCCTGCTGCCGCATGATGCATGAACACCAGGCAACATCATCGATCGACACAACGCTGCGCCATCGGATCGGAGCACTCTTGATCGAAATGGAACAAGACTCGGCGGGGTTCCGGCCACCAGAACGACAAACGCAATGCCGATCACCGGGTAGCAGACCCTATGAATCACTGGATAAACATGCACTGAATCGACCCAATCGCGTCGTACGAGAATTCAGGAGGAGCACCATGACAACTGCAACCTTGACCCGTTCTCCGAACCTGTCCAGCGAAGCGATCCAGCGCCTCACCAGCACGATCCGGGGTGAGGTCTTCACCCCGCAAGACGACCGCTATGACGAAGCGCGTTCCATTTACAACGCCATGATCGACAAACGCCCCGCATTGATCGTGCAGTGCCGATGCCGCGG
This genomic window contains:
- a CDS encoding helix-turn-helix transcriptional regulator yields the protein MFLEGLFLQRLAAELCIDAGDLDGARGWLEAHDRWLAWGTTVLGRADGQLMGHLASGSWRCGHGSRLRRADSVVASSPDQPLVLLAAHRIMGELEATSGNPDSAESHLEVSLELATVCDAPFERALTLLALAKFRMEMKQAMPVEPLLDEARAICEGLGAVLVLARIAELTNRLTASKPGSTHPAGLTAREQQVLLLVAAQKTDKEIAEALFISPHTASTHVKHVLAKLGVSSRREAAGYAASLENTGPDT